In Terriglobia bacterium, the following proteins share a genomic window:
- a CDS encoding M64 family metallopeptidase encodes MRTRIFSFLFCCLVSISPAKSQTVSTILSNGDPANRIDIAFLSEGYTSSESAKFTSDVNTFINAIFNSGEIYVDYKTYFNVRTLFVASAESGATHQELTPPVIKNTAFDAYYGCEGIARLICVDTTKVNAAVSSALPANQRDYVFVLVNDSTYGGSGGSVLVSSTNSQAVETILHEFGHTHGLLADEYTTNPPPCDLAEPSAANATTQTARDQIKWELWIGASTPIPTTTATPGVPGLYEGADYCATGMYRPTFNSKMRTLGKPYEQVNDEQMVRRLYNLVSALDSTTPLGTSLSAPQGTKPSFSVTPLQPVQHSLSVSWYVDGLLVASGTSFVLETSTLSLASHSVKAVVQDNTNWVRSDPNNLTMDSQTWTVLITPGITSPKKRLVQVTSD; translated from the coding sequence ATGAGGACGAGAATATTCTCTTTCCTGTTCTGCTGCCTGGTTTCGATTTCGCCAGCCAAGTCCCAGACGGTCTCGACGATTCTGTCCAACGGTGACCCCGCCAATCGCATCGACATTGCCTTCTTGTCAGAAGGATATACATCGTCGGAGTCGGCTAAATTTACTTCTGATGTGAATACCTTCATCAACGCCATTTTCAATAGTGGGGAGATATACGTCGATTACAAAACCTACTTCAATGTGAGGACTCTTTTCGTGGCCAGCGCGGAGTCGGGCGCGACTCACCAAGAATTGACTCCGCCGGTAATTAAGAACACCGCGTTCGACGCCTACTATGGTTGTGAGGGGATCGCCCGGCTCATTTGCGTCGACACCACCAAGGTCAATGCGGCAGTCAGCTCAGCGTTGCCGGCTAACCAACGCGATTACGTATTCGTATTGGTCAATGACTCGACCTACGGCGGGTCCGGCGGGTCAGTTTTGGTGTCGTCTACAAACTCCCAAGCGGTCGAGACTATCCTGCACGAATTCGGCCACACGCATGGGCTGCTGGCCGACGAGTACACCACCAATCCTCCTCCCTGTGACCTTGCGGAACCAAGCGCGGCCAATGCCACTACCCAGACCGCCCGAGACCAGATCAAATGGGAGCTTTGGATTGGCGCTTCAACGCCTATACCCACCACTACAGCTACACCGGGAGTGCCAGGTCTTTACGAAGGGGCGGATTATTGTGCGACAGGGATGTATCGTCCGACATTCAATTCAAAAATGCGGACCCTGGGAAAACCGTACGAGCAGGTCAATGACGAGCAGATGGTCCGGCGCCTTTACAACCTTGTTTCCGCGCTTGACTCCACGACCCCTTTAGGTACTTCGCTGTCGGCGCCGCAGGGCACGAAACCCAGTTTCAGCGTAACGCCTCTGCAGCCTGTGCAACATTCACTTTCGGTTTCCTGGTATGTGGATGGCCTCCTCGTTGCATCTGGAACGAGTTTCGTCTTGGAGACCAGCACGCTGAGCCTGGCTTCCCATTCCGTAAAGGCTGTAGTACAGGACAACACGAACTGGGTGCGGAGCGACCCCAACAACTTGACCATGGATTCACAGACGTGGACCGTATTGATCACGCCAGGGATCACGTCGCCGAAAAAGCGCCTCGTCCAGGTGACGAGCGACTGA
- the msrB gene encoding peptide-methionine (R)-S-oxide reductase MsrB has product MTDKVKKSDAEWRKELTPEQYHVTREHGTERAFSGEFWKTKTPGVYACVCCGEPLYSSESKFDSGTGWPSFWAPIQPESIAQNSDSSFGMMRTEVRCARCDAHLGHVFPDGPKPTGARHCINSAALRLLPEKNQRAV; this is encoded by the coding sequence ATGACTGACAAAGTCAAAAAGAGCGACGCGGAATGGCGGAAAGAGCTCACGCCCGAGCAATACCACGTCACCCGGGAGCACGGCACCGAGCGCGCGTTCAGCGGCGAATTTTGGAAAACCAAGACGCCCGGAGTTTATGCCTGCGTCTGCTGCGGCGAGCCGCTGTACAGCTCGGAAAGCAAGTTTGACTCGGGCACGGGATGGCCCAGCTTCTGGGCGCCGATCCAGCCGGAGAGCATCGCGCAGAATAGCGATTCCAGCTTCGGCATGATGCGGACGGAAGTGCGCTGCGCCCGCTGCGACGCCCACCTGGGACATGTTTTCCCCGACGGGCCCAAGCCTACGGGCGCTCGCCACTGCATCAACTCGGCCGCGCTTAGGCTGCTGCCAGAAAAAAACCAGCGCGCCGTCTGA
- a CDS encoding secondary thiamine-phosphate synthase enzyme YjbQ has protein sequence MAHQQQISLHTRGPGDMHDLTAQVASIVSSSKVRTGMVNVFNVGSTAAVGTIEFEPGLQRDLPQILDKLIPPSRHYGHEQAWHDGNGHSHLQATLLGPSLTVPVADGKPLLGTWQQIFHLECDVRGRQRTVVVTVLGD, from the coding sequence ATGGCACATCAACAGCAAATCTCACTGCACACCCGCGGTCCCGGCGACATGCATGACCTCACGGCGCAGGTTGCGTCCATCGTGTCCTCCTCCAAGGTGCGGACGGGCATGGTGAATGTGTTCAACGTTGGCTCCACCGCCGCGGTGGGCACAATCGAGTTCGAACCCGGGCTGCAGCGCGACCTTCCGCAAATCCTGGACAAGCTCATCCCGCCGAGCCGCCACTACGGCCACGAGCAGGCGTGGCACGACGGCAACGGCCACTCGCATCTGCAGGCGACGCTGCTCGGACCGTCGCTGACCGTGCCCGTCGCCGACGGCAAGCCGCTGCTTGGGACCTGGCAGCAGATCTTCCACCTGGAATGTGACGTTCGCGGGCGACAGCGGACCGTGGTGGTCACCGTCTTGGGGGACTAG
- a CDS encoding PilZ domain-containing protein — protein sequence MAHSDVGIAGPAPSFRELRRWPRLKIRVPVTVILRKSNKTVYVDGRGTDLNQGGIAVFAGAELAIGEEVEISFTPPYRGEPLVARTFVRNRRGYVYGMEFIQDSKEDALRVERIRQVLRALGTEVA from the coding sequence ATGGCTCACTCCGATGTGGGAATTGCAGGCCCGGCGCCGTCGTTCCGCGAACTGCGCCGCTGGCCGCGCCTCAAAATCCGGGTGCCAGTCACGGTAATCCTGCGCAAGTCGAACAAGACGGTGTATGTGGACGGCCGCGGCACCGACCTGAACCAGGGGGGTATCGCCGTGTTTGCCGGGGCGGAGTTGGCCATCGGGGAAGAGGTCGAGATCAGCTTCACGCCGCCCTATCGTGGCGAGCCGCTGGTGGCGCGCACCTTCGTCCGCAACCGCCGCGGGTATGTCTACGGGATGGAGTTCATTCAAGACAGCAAAGAGGACGCCCTGCGCGTGGAACGCATCCGCCAAGTGCTGCGCGCGCTGGGAACAGAAGTGGCATAG
- the selD gene encoding selenide, water dikinase SelD: MSEIKSIRLTEQVKAAGUASKLSPAALDAVLGKLARQQDPNVLVGFDKADDAGVYKISPELALVQTVDFFTPIVDDPYAFGQIAASNSLSDVYAMGGRPLNALTLVCFPDKGDLDVLEQILAGGLSKMVEAGCTIVGGHSIRDDELKFGYAVTGTIHPDRVLANAGARAGDKLIFTKALGTGVISTAIKKGKAEPSWIDAAVESMTTLNKTASEVITALSADHWPLTTHALTDITGFGLVGHAREMALASSVSLRLHAAAVPLLPGAVECVRAGYIPGGLKNNREFAECAVEFDAAVPDEIRTLLFDPQTAGGLLISVAADSAADLLSALRAQKIPAALIGEVLPRKQPLIAVV, translated from the coding sequence ATGTCGGAAATCAAGTCCATCCGCCTCACCGAGCAGGTGAAGGCTGCGGGTTGAGCTTCCAAGCTTAGTCCGGCGGCGCTGGACGCGGTGCTTGGGAAATTAGCCCGGCAACAGGACCCCAACGTGCTGGTCGGCTTTGACAAAGCCGACGACGCCGGAGTGTACAAAATCTCGCCCGAGCTCGCGCTAGTCCAGACCGTGGACTTCTTCACCCCGATCGTGGACGACCCTTACGCCTTCGGCCAGATCGCGGCCAGCAATTCGCTGAGCGACGTGTACGCCATGGGTGGCCGCCCGCTCAACGCGCTCACCCTCGTCTGCTTCCCCGACAAGGGTGACCTCGACGTGCTGGAGCAGATCCTGGCCGGCGGGCTCAGCAAGATGGTGGAAGCCGGCTGCACCATTGTTGGCGGGCATTCCATCCGTGATGATGAACTCAAGTTCGGCTACGCAGTCACCGGCACGATTCACCCGGATCGCGTGCTCGCCAACGCGGGCGCGCGTGCGGGCGACAAATTGATCTTTACCAAGGCCCTGGGCACGGGCGTCATCTCCACCGCGATCAAGAAAGGCAAAGCCGAGCCAAGCTGGATCGACGCCGCGGTGGAATCCATGACCACGCTGAACAAGACGGCATCCGAAGTCATCACCGCGTTGTCCGCTGACCACTGGCCACTGACCACGCACGCCTTAACCGACATCACCGGCTTCGGCCTCGTCGGGCACGCGCGCGAGATGGCGCTGGCCAGCTCCGTGTCGCTGCGCCTTCACGCGGCGGCGGTTCCGCTGCTTCCGGGCGCGGTGGAGTGTGTGCGCGCCGGCTATATTCCCGGCGGGCTGAAGAATAATCGTGAGTTTGCGGAGTGTGCGGTGGAATTCGATGCCGCCGTCCCGGATGAAATCCGCACCCTGCTATTTGACCCGCAAACCGCCGGCGGCCTGTTGATTTCGGTGGCAGCGGACTCCGCCGCCGATCTCCTCAGCGCTCTGCGCGCCCAAAAAATCCCCGCCGCGTTAATCGGCGAGGTCCTCCCGCGCAAGCAACCTTTAATCGCAGTCGTCTGA
- a CDS encoding M13 family metallopeptidase, whose product MRILIVCALLVACPVFAQTPSTAFPPAPELNHVKVDGVDRSLDPCTDFYKFVCSKWQAANPIPADQAAWGVSSNLQIWNETVLRDALVEASRPDPKRTPLQQKIGDYWAACMDEAGVNAAGLKPIKPLLDAIDAMRSTAQLPATLARLHMSAPAVWAAGDNQTSAPVFGLGPSQDFADATLVVAFFDQGGMGMPGRDYYLEDNPRLKEIRTKYQEHVRKMLALAGEPAAQAASDASVIVKMETAMARAAMDAVRRRDPKNLYHVMSLAQVKALAPSFNFDEYLKLIGAPAPKHYIVSEPAFFTALEPLIKSEPLSNWKAYLRWWTLSQHAPYLSQPFVEENFDFFGRTLTGAQQVQPRWRRCVRAADRDLGEALGQAYVAKAFPPQSKVRTAALVDNVEDALSRDIQQIDWMAPATKQQAEGKLKAIEDKIGYPDHWRDYSSVKISCASWSDNVAQATIFEFHRQLDKIGKPVDRGEWVMTPPTINAYYDSQLNTINFPSGILQPPFFDAGLDDAVNYGAIGSVVGHEITHGFDDQGRKFDGNGNLRDWWTPQDAEQYEQRGKCIADEYTAEVPGIGIKQNGRLTQGEDTADNGGTRLAFMALEKLYKEKGKSVDDKEADGWTPRQRFFLAQAYKSCYNIRPEVARTIVVTNPHSLPMLRTNNVVSNMPEFWQAYGCKPGQPMVRQHACRVW is encoded by the coding sequence ATGCGCATCTTGATTGTCTGTGCCCTGCTGGTTGCCTGCCCGGTTTTCGCACAAACACCTTCTACTGCGTTTCCGCCCGCGCCTGAGCTCAACCATGTCAAGGTGGACGGGGTGGACCGCTCGCTCGACCCGTGCACCGATTTTTACAAATTCGTGTGCTCGAAATGGCAGGCGGCAAACCCGATTCCCGCCGACCAGGCGGCGTGGGGCGTCAGCTCCAATCTGCAAATCTGGAACGAGACCGTGTTGCGCGACGCGCTGGTCGAGGCTTCCCGGCCCGATCCCAAACGCACTCCATTGCAGCAGAAGATCGGGGATTACTGGGCGGCGTGCATGGATGAAGCCGGCGTCAACGCCGCCGGACTCAAGCCCATCAAGCCGCTGCTCGATGCCATTGACGCTATGCGTTCGACCGCCCAGCTTCCGGCCACATTGGCGCGTCTCCACATGTCCGCGCCCGCCGTCTGGGCGGCTGGCGACAATCAAACCAGCGCACCCGTCTTCGGCTTGGGGCCCAGCCAGGATTTTGCCGACGCCACCCTCGTCGTCGCCTTTTTCGACCAGGGCGGCATGGGCATGCCCGGCCGCGATTACTACCTTGAGGACAATCCGCGCCTGAAGGAAATCCGCACCAAGTACCAGGAACACGTTCGCAAGATGCTGGCGTTGGCGGGCGAACCAGCGGCACAGGCGGCTTCCGACGCCTCGGTAATCGTGAAAATGGAAACCGCGATGGCACGCGCAGCCATGGACGCGGTTCGCCGCCGCGACCCCAAGAATCTCTACCACGTAATGAGCCTGGCGCAAGTCAAGGCGCTGGCGCCTTCGTTCAACTTTGACGAGTACCTGAAGTTGATCGGCGCGCCCGCGCCCAAGCACTACATCGTCAGCGAGCCTGCTTTTTTCACCGCCCTCGAACCGCTCATCAAATCCGAGCCGCTCTCCAACTGGAAAGCCTACCTGCGCTGGTGGACTCTGTCGCAGCATGCGCCGTATCTCAGCCAGCCATTTGTCGAGGAAAATTTCGACTTCTTCGGGCGTACTCTGACCGGCGCCCAGCAGGTGCAGCCGCGCTGGCGACGCTGCGTTCGCGCCGCCGATCGCGACCTGGGCGAGGCGCTCGGGCAAGCCTACGTTGCCAAGGCGTTTCCCCCTCAAAGCAAGGTGCGTACCGCCGCGCTGGTGGACAACGTCGAGGACGCGCTCTCCCGAGACATCCAGCAGATCGACTGGATGGCCCCCGCTACCAAGCAGCAGGCCGAAGGCAAGCTCAAGGCCATCGAGGACAAGATCGGCTATCCCGACCACTGGCGCGACTATTCCTCCGTCAAGATCTCCTGCGCCAGTTGGTCCGACAATGTCGCCCAGGCCACCATCTTCGAATTCCATCGCCAACTCGACAAGATTGGCAAGCCGGTGGACCGCGGCGAGTGGGTTATGACCCCGCCGACCATCAATGCTTACTACGACTCTCAGCTCAATACCATCAACTTCCCTTCCGGCATCCTGCAGCCGCCGTTTTTTGACGCGGGGCTGGACGACGCCGTCAACTACGGCGCCATCGGAAGCGTCGTCGGTCACGAAATCACTCACGGATTCGACGATCAGGGTCGCAAGTTCGATGGCAACGGCAATCTGCGCGACTGGTGGACGCCGCAGGACGCGGAACAATACGAGCAGCGCGGCAAGTGCATCGCGGATGAGTACACCGCGGAGGTCCCGGGCATCGGCATAAAGCAGAACGGCCGTTTGACCCAGGGCGAAGACACTGCCGATAACGGTGGCACCCGCTTGGCGTTTATGGCGCTGGAGAAGCTTTACAAAGAAAAGGGAAAGTCGGTCGACGACAAGGAGGCCGACGGTTGGACCCCGCGCCAGAGGTTCTTCCTCGCCCAGGCCTACAAATCCTGCTACAACATCCGGCCGGAAGTCGCGCGCACCATAGTCGTCACCAACCCGCACTCGCTGCCCATGCTGCGCACGAACAATGTCGTCTCCAACATGCCGGAATTCTGGCAGGCGTACGGCTGCAAGCCGGGCCAGCCCATGGTCCGCCAGCACGCTTGCCGCGTCTGGTGA
- the der gene encoding ribosome biogenesis GTPase Der: protein MSSRAQSAVHPATLAIVGRPNVGKSTLFNKLIGRRRAIVTDEPGVTRDRLYGEADWGGWRLRVIDTGGIVPEDKDEIPAEIFRQARVALDEADVIVLVVDGRSELTAPDIDLARLLIRSGKPLFLAVNKIDTPKLEPDAENFRRLGIRNLYPVSAEHGLGVAELLDAVIETIPETVWPGSPTRDGGSETRPHMEEASLDDEPPEPEAEGGRSEDARTQRETRVAIIGRPNVGKSTLLNALTSTDRAIVSPTPGTTRDAVDEIVERGGRTYRFIDTAGIRRKGKTKLVAEKLSVVMARKNLEQADIALLVVDAAEGATALDANIAGYAHESGRSVIIVVNKWDLVAKKKEDEQARRATTCHRGGVAFRRGSMNARLAARAGSGNGHKPADRHIYEQELRHGLKFLDYAPVVFVSAKAGKNVDKIFELVTEVAAERRKRIPTAAINRFVQSVDFDRASVPYSRRVKILYMTQAGTSPPTFVLFTDRAVKLHFSYERFLENQIRRVFGFVGSPIRIKTRARS, encoded by the coding sequence TTGTCTAGTCGCGCCCAATCCGCTGTCCACCCGGCGACCCTGGCCATCGTCGGTCGGCCCAACGTCGGCAAGTCCACGCTCTTCAACAAGCTCATCGGGCGACGGCGCGCCATTGTGACCGACGAGCCCGGCGTCACCCGCGACCGCCTCTACGGCGAGGCTGACTGGGGCGGGTGGCGCCTGCGCGTCATTGACACTGGCGGCATCGTCCCGGAAGACAAAGACGAGATCCCGGCGGAAATTTTTCGTCAGGCCCGCGTCGCGCTCGACGAAGCCGACGTCATCGTCCTGGTCGTGGACGGCCGCAGCGAGCTGACCGCGCCCGACATCGACCTGGCACGCTTGCTGATTCGCAGCGGCAAGCCGCTCTTTCTCGCGGTCAACAAGATCGACACGCCCAAGCTCGAGCCGGACGCGGAAAATTTTCGCCGTCTCGGTATCCGCAACCTGTATCCCGTATCGGCGGAGCACGGCCTGGGTGTGGCGGAGCTGCTGGACGCGGTGATAGAGACCATCCCCGAGACCGTGTGGCCCGGGTCTCCGACCCGGGATGGCGGGTCGGAGACCCGCCCCCACATGGAAGAAGCCTCGTTGGACGACGAACCCCCGGAGCCCGAAGCCGAGGGTGGTCGATCCGAGGACGCGCGTACACAACGCGAGACACGCGTCGCCATCATCGGCCGGCCCAACGTGGGCAAGTCCACCCTGCTGAACGCGCTGACTTCGACCGATCGCGCCATCGTCTCACCGACTCCCGGCACCACCCGCGACGCGGTGGACGAAATCGTGGAGCGCGGCGGCCGAACTTACCGCTTCATTGATACTGCCGGCATCCGCCGCAAAGGCAAGACCAAGTTGGTAGCCGAGAAACTTTCCGTGGTGATGGCGCGCAAGAATCTGGAGCAAGCCGACATCGCGCTGCTGGTGGTGGACGCCGCCGAGGGCGCCACCGCGCTCGACGCCAATATCGCCGGCTACGCGCACGAGAGCGGCCGCTCGGTGATTATCGTGGTCAACAAGTGGGACCTGGTCGCCAAGAAAAAAGAAGATGAGCAGGCGCGCCGTGCCACCACGTGCCATCGCGGCGGCGTCGCTTTTCGCCGCGGCAGCATGAATGCCCGACTGGCAGCACGCGCCGGCAGCGGCAACGGCCACAAGCCCGCCGACCGCCACATCTACGAACAGGAGCTGCGGCACGGACTGAAGTTTCTGGATTACGCGCCGGTGGTGTTCGTCTCCGCCAAGGCAGGCAAGAACGTGGACAAGATTTTCGAGCTGGTGACCGAGGTGGCGGCTGAGCGCCGCAAACGAATTCCCACGGCAGCGATCAACCGCTTCGTGCAGAGCGTCGACTTCGACCGCGCCTCGGTGCCCTACTCGCGGCGGGTAAAGATCCTGTACATGACGCAGGCGGGAACCTCGCCGCCAACATTCGTTCTGTTCACCGACCGCGCCGTCAAGCTCCACTTCTCCTACGAGCGCTTCCTGGAGAACCAGATTCGCCGCGTCTTCGGCTTCGTCGGCTCTCCCATCCGCATCAAGACCCGCGCGCGCAGTTAA
- a CDS encoding ATP-dependent DNA helicase: MHHAPYSAPSPIRTTIKNCATNLSFFINNPHTSFKAIIVPVSSPTQSVVPPFVRGTLYQFFAPGGLLSKTHPAYEFRRGQLQMAEEVGKALAEKRHLIVEAGTGTGKTLAYLLPVIRSGQRVIISTGTKTLQEQLFYKDVPFLTQHIGELKVCYMKGRNNYLCRKKLYDLTDQPVLSGLEEIEQYRAIAEWEKTTKTGDRSELVTIADSSQLWPKLDARAEACIGQKCQQFDRCFITEMHRKAAESDIIIVNHHLFFADMAVKMAADYAPDAGVLPECAAVIFDEAHELEDVAASYFGVSVSTPRFEELARDVDGTLQKKQLASAALLQSTATLRDHAQRFFSLLPPGEGRFAFDGRREFLEENGDEYQAVMRTLGRLQAELQKIKNKPDELHMLIRRAQEIQVHLGFVMENEDKNTVFWIERRGGVARVSDPPRSRESHGSKTRATRFASGRQQVFLQATPIDVSQILRGYLFDKLETAVLTSATLAVSNGFDYTRTRLGLEHARELMVPSHFDYASQAMLYIPPDLPDPRMPDFAARAAGRIRRLLEITQGRAFCLFTSYAQMHDIHDRLLAELAYPVLIQGQAPKNALLEEFRATPNAVLFATASFWQGVDVQGEQLSCVIIDRLPFAVPNDPVVAARIRAIDAAGGNAFFDYQVPAAVITLKQGFGRLIRSLHDRGLLALMDNRILKKQYGKVFLESLPKYRRTTQMSDVERFFGVE, encoded by the coding sequence ATGCACCATGCGCCATACAGTGCACCGAGCCCAATCAGAACTACTATCAAAAATTGCGCAACGAACCTGAGCTTTTTCATAAATAATCCACACACGTCGTTCAAAGCTATTATTGTCCCAGTGTCCAGCCCTACTCAGTCCGTAGTTCCGCCTTTCGTTCGCGGAACCCTATACCAGTTCTTTGCGCCCGGCGGGCTGCTGTCGAAGACCCACCCAGCATACGAATTCCGTCGCGGACAGTTGCAGATGGCGGAAGAGGTCGGAAAGGCGCTGGCGGAAAAGCGTCACCTGATCGTCGAGGCCGGCACCGGCACCGGCAAAACTCTCGCTTACCTTCTGCCGGTGATTCGCAGCGGCCAGCGCGTCATTATTTCTACCGGCACCAAGACCCTCCAGGAGCAGCTCTTCTATAAAGATGTTCCGTTTCTCACACAGCACATTGGCGAACTGAAAGTCTGCTACATGAAGGGCCGGAACAATTATCTGTGCCGCAAGAAACTCTACGACCTCACCGATCAGCCGGTGTTGAGCGGGCTGGAGGAGATCGAGCAATACCGCGCCATCGCGGAATGGGAGAAGACCACGAAGACCGGCGACCGCTCCGAACTGGTCACCATCGCCGACTCCAGCCAGCTCTGGCCCAAGCTGGACGCACGCGCCGAGGCCTGCATCGGCCAAAAGTGCCAGCAGTTCGACCGCTGTTTCATCACCGAGATGCACCGCAAGGCCGCCGAGAGCGACATCATCATCGTCAACCACCACCTCTTCTTTGCGGACATGGCGGTCAAGATGGCGGCCGACTACGCGCCCGACGCCGGCGTCCTGCCCGAGTGCGCCGCCGTCATCTTCGACGAAGCGCACGAACTGGAAGACGTGGCTGCCAGCTATTTCGGGGTGAGCGTCAGCACGCCGCGTTTCGAAGAACTCGCCCGCGACGTGGACGGTACGCTGCAGAAGAAGCAGCTCGCCTCGGCCGCGCTGCTGCAGTCCACCGCGACCTTGCGCGACCACGCACAACGCTTCTTCTCGCTGCTGCCGCCGGGCGAAGGGCGCTTCGCCTTCGACGGCCGGCGCGAGTTCCTGGAGGAAAATGGCGACGAGTACCAGGCGGTCATGCGCACGCTCGGGCGGCTGCAAGCGGAGCTGCAGAAGATCAAGAACAAACCCGACGAGTTGCACATGCTGATCCGCCGCGCTCAGGAGATCCAAGTCCACCTGGGATTCGTCATGGAGAACGAGGACAAGAACACGGTGTTCTGGATCGAACGGAGAGGTGGTGTGGCTCGGGTCTCTGACCCGCCGAGAAGCCGCGAGTCTCACGGGTCAAAGACCCGTGCCACACGCTTTGCTTCCGGCCGCCAGCAAGTGTTCCTGCAGGCCACGCCGATTGACGTCTCGCAAATCCTGCGCGGGTACCTGTTCGACAAGCTGGAAACCGCGGTGCTCACCTCGGCCACGCTCGCCGTCAGCAACGGTTTTGACTACACCCGCACGCGGCTCGGGCTGGAGCACGCGCGCGAGCTGATGGTGCCCTCGCACTTTGATTACGCATCGCAGGCCATGCTCTACATCCCGCCCGACCTGCCCGATCCGCGCATGCCCGACTTCGCCGCGAGAGCCGCCGGGCGCATTCGCCGCCTGCTGGAGATCACGCAGGGGCGCGCCTTCTGCCTGTTCACCAGCTACGCGCAGATGCACGACATCCACGACCGCCTGCTCGCCGAACTGGCGTACCCGGTGCTGATCCAGGGACAGGCGCCGAAGAACGCGTTACTGGAGGAATTCCGCGCCACGCCCAACGCGGTACTGTTCGCCACCGCGTCGTTCTGGCAGGGTGTGGACGTGCAAGGCGAGCAGTTGAGCTGCGTCATAATCGACCGCCTGCCGTTCGCCGTGCCCAACGATCCCGTGGTCGCGGCGCGCATCCGCGCCATTGACGCTGCCGGTGGCAACGCCTTCTTCGATTACCAGGTGCCGGCGGCGGTCATCACCCTGAAGCAGGGTTTCGGGCGTCTGATCCGCTCGCTGCACGACCGCGGCCTGCTGGCGCTGATGGACAATCGCATTCTGAAAAAGCAGTACGGCAAGGTCTTCCTGGAGAGCCTGCCGAAATATCGCAGAACGACACAAATGAGTGATGTAGAGAGATTTTTCGGGGTGGAGTAG
- a CDS encoding DUF4440 domain-containing protein, with the protein MTSALVLVMASVLAFAQNSAEVQKAAIRSLLATQVDAWNRGDLEGFMAGYWKSPELSFISGADETRGWQPTLERYRKKYQGEGKDMGKLDFFDLRVEMLAPDAAFVRGHWHLKMKNGEEPAGLFTLILRKFPDGWKIIHDHTS; encoded by the coding sequence ATGACATCCGCCCTTGTTCTGGTGATGGCGTCAGTACTTGCTTTCGCGCAGAACTCTGCAGAGGTACAGAAGGCCGCCATCCGCTCCCTTCTCGCCACCCAGGTGGACGCTTGGAACCGCGGCGATCTCGAAGGCTTCATGGCCGGATACTGGAAGTCGCCCGAGCTGTCGTTCATCTCCGGCGCCGACGAAACGCGCGGCTGGCAGCCTACGCTGGAGCGCTATCGCAAGAAGTATCAGGGCGAAGGCAAGGACATGGGCAAGCTCGATTTCTTCGACCTGCGCGTCGAGATGCTCGCGCCCGACGCCGCCTTCGTGCGCGGTCACTGGCATTTGAAGATGAAGAATGGCGAGGAGCCGGCCGGACTGTTCACCTTAATATTGCGCAAATTTCCCGACGGCTGGAAAATCATTCACGACCACACGTCGTGA